AGGCCTGCCAGCGCCACCGACTTGTGTGTCTTGGTGTGCGGCCGGAGAGCCACGCCCTGCGTTTCGGCGCGTTCGGCCATGGCGTCCAGGTTGGTCTGGAGGCGCGTCCGGTCAATGAGGACGGCGGGCGTGGGGAGCTCGGAAATCAGCATGGCAATCCTATTCGTTCAACGCGTCGATGGCAGAAACCGGGATCCGGACCACGTCGGCCTGCCCGTCCTTGTGGGTGGTGAAGTGCAGGTAGGCGTCCGATGTGAACGGGTAGGGAATCCACGCCCCGTACTCGTACTCGGCGGTGTTCACGAGCGGCCCCAGATTGACCGGTTCGGACCAACCGCCCGCCGTGCGCCAGGAGACGTACAGGTCATCGCCGCCGAACGAGTCGTCGGCTGCGGTGCGGGAAAAGATGAGGAACCGCTCTGCCGGGTCCGCGAACACATCGGCTTCCGAAAACGCGGTATTGACCGGGCCCTCCAGCCGCGCGACGACGTATCCGCCGCTACCGAGCTCGGCGCGGTAGATGTCGGAACGTCCGGCACCACCCTCGCGGTCGGAGGCGAAGTAGATGACGCCGCCTTCGGTGACACTGGCGTGGAAATCATTGGCATCCGAATTCACGGCATCGAGCGGTTCGGGGGCCATCCAGTCCTCACCGTCGTGCATGGCAATCCAGATGTTGAAGTCCCGCATGCCTTCGTTCGCCTCTGCGGCTCCGTCGGCTGTGGAAGGAGCGACTTCCGCGCCGGCGTCGGCCGGATGCGGGCGGTCGGAGCTGAACAGGAAGGCGTCGAGCGCCGGATAGAAGCGGGGCGCGCGATCGTTGTAGGTGCCCGAAAACGGCATGACGGCCGGCGCGGACCACGTCCCGGTGGAATCCTGGATGGTTTCCCAGAGGGTGTGGCCGGACCAACCCTCGGCGTGGCGGCCGAAGACCATGCGGGTGCCCTCCCCGTTCATGCTCAGCCAGGCTTCCCCTTCCGGCGTGGAAATGTGGGGCACAGGCTCGGCGGTGGCGAAGGCGATGTCGTTCGCATCGGGAGCGTCGCCGCTGCAGCCCGCAAGCAGTACCAGAGACAGCAGGACGGCGGGCAAGAAGACGATGGCCAATGCGACGGCGGGAATTCGGTTGTGGAGCGGCATGAAGGTAATGCGTTCAGACGATGGACGATTGCCGGAAAAACACAGCGCACGAAAAAGGCCCGCCGACGATTGTCAGCGGGCCTTCAATATACGATGAGGGACGAGCCTCAGTTGTGCTGTCCGACGTGCCCCATGGATACGCGCAGGCGGTTGCGGGCCCGCTCCAGAGCGGCCGCGTACAGTGCGCGCTCTTCTTCGGACGTTGCCGCGTCCAGGACTTCCTGGGCGCGCTGCTCGGCCGAGCGGGCGCGTTCAACGTCGATCTTGCTGGCCATTTCAGCGGTTTCCGCCAGGATGGTCACCCGGTTGCCCGAGACCTCCAGGAAGCCGCCGCTCGTGGCGAACGGAATCCGGGTGTTCTTGGCGTCGGTCACCGTCAGCGTTCCCACGGCGATGGTCGCGACCATCGGGGCGTGATTGTACAGCACGGCGAACGATCCTTCGAGGCCCGGGGCCTGCACGGAAACGGCATCACCTTTGTAGATGGAGCCGGTCGGCGAAACGATGTCAACGTGGAGTGTGCCAGCCATGATGGGGTCCGTTTGGGTTGAAGTCCGTCAGGATCAGGCCTGCGCGAGCATTTTCTCGCCGTCGGCAATCACGTCCTCGATCACACCCTTGTAGGCGAAGGCCTGCTCCGGCAGGTGATCGAGTTCGCCGTTCAGGATCATGCGGAAGCCACGGATGGTGTCCTCCAGCTTGACGTAGACGCCAGGGTTGCCCGTGAACTGCTCGGCCACGAAGAACGGCTGCGACATGTAGCGCTGGGCACGACGGGCGCGGCCCACCACCAGCTTGTCTTCGTCCGAGAGTTCGTCCATGCCGAGGATGGCAATGATGTCCTGCAGTTCCTTGTAGCGCTGCAGCAGCTGCTTCACGTCCTGAGCCGTGTTGTAGTGCTCGTCACCGATGATGAGCGGATCGAGGATCCGGCTCGTGGAATCGAGCGGATCGATGGCCGGGTACAGACCGAGGGCCGCAATCTGGCGCGACAACACGGTCGTGGCGTCAAGGTGGGCAAAGGTCGTGGCCGGAGCCGGGTCGGTAAGGTCGTCCGCCGGGACGTACACGGCCTGGACCGACGTAATGGCGCCCTTCTTGGTCGATGCAATGCGTTCCTGCAGCTCACCCATTTCCGTGGCCAGCGTCGGCTGGTAACCCACGGCGGAGGGCATGCGGCCCAGGAGGGCCGATACTTCCGAACCGGCCTGCGTGAAGCGGAAAATGTTGTCCACGAACAGCAGCACGTCGCGGCCGCCGAGATCGCGGAAATGCTCGGCGATGGCCAGGCCGGAGAGGGCCACGCGGGCACGGGCTCCCGGAGGCTCGTTCATCTGACCGAACACCAGCGATAGCGTGGATTCCTTCATGGCTTCCAGGTCGACCTTCGACAGGTCCCAGTCGCCTTTTTCCATGCCTTCCATGAACGCATCGCCGTACTTGACCACGCCCGACTCCAGCATTTCGCGGAGCAGGTCGTTGCCTTCACGGGTCCGCTCACCCACACCGGCGAACACCGACAGACCGTCGTGCTCCTTGGCGATGTTGTTGATGAGCTCCTGGATGAGCACCGTCTTGCCCACACCGGCACCTCCGAAGAGACCGATCTTCCCACCACGGGAGTAGGGCTCGAGCAGGTCGATGACCTTGATGCCGGTCTCGAGGACTTCCACTTCCGTGGAGAGTTCGTCGAACGCAGGCGGCGCAGCGTGGATGGGGCGGCGCTCTCCGGACTTGGGCTGGGGCAGCCCGTCAATGGCGTCGCCGACCACGTTGAACAGACGGCCGCGGATGCCTTCGCCGGTGGGCATGGAAATCACCATGCCGGTGTTCCGTACCTCCGTGCCGCGGGTCAACCCGTCCGTGGAGTCCATGGCGATGGCCCGGATCCGGTTCTCACCGAGGTGCTGCTGCACTTCGAGAACGATCTTCTGGCCGTCCTTGCCGGTGATTTCGAGTGCGTCGAGGATGTCCGGTACGGAACCGGCAGGGAACTCGGCGTCGATGACGGGACCGACAATCTGAACAACTGTGCCCTTGGCCGTCTTTGCTTCCATTGGAATCTGAACTTGGGAATTGGTAAATGCTGCGCAGGCCCGCAAAAATACGGACACCTTTTCGTCCATGCGACGCGAAGAACCCCCGGATGGCCCTCGGGATCGCAAAGATACGGGGAATTTCCCCGCGTTCCTGCTATCTTCAACGTTCTGAACCCGAGTCATGCATCCAATTCCGGTACGCCATGCGTCATCTGCCTCTTCTAGCCCTGCTTCTCCTGGTCCCGACCACGCAGGCCCAGGACGTGCCCTCCATCGCCGAGAAAACCGCCGGTATGACCCACATTGACGGGTATCACGACGTCTATCTGGACAACACGACCGGCAAGATCTGGTGGGAAATCGGTTCATTCGGAGAAGAATTCCTGTACGCCACGGCCATGGCCACCGGCCTCGGCTCGAACGACATCGGCCTGGACCGCACGCAGCTGGGCGGCCAGTGGGTAGTCAAGTTCGAGCGATACGGCCCGAAGGTCATGCTCGCCGTTCCCAACCTGGACTACCGGGCCGATACGGACAACCCGCTCGAGCGCAAATCGGTGGAAGATGCGTTTGCCTCCGGCGTGCTGCACGGGTTCACGGTGGCGGCCGAATCGGACGGCCGGGTACTGGTCGATGCGACCGACTTTTTCCTGCGGGATGCGCGGAACGTCGTGCAGACCCTCCAGCGCTCGGGCGAGGGCAATTTCCGGCTGGATCCGTCGCGCAGCGCCCCCTGGCCGGACATGACCAAGGGCTTCCCGGAGAACACGGAGGTTGAAGTCATGCTCACCTTCACAGGCGACAACCCGGGCAGTGAAGTGCGATCGGTGGCCGCCGTCCCGGAAGCCTTCACCGTGCGCCAGCGCCACTCCATCATCAAGCTGCCGCCGCCCGGCTACGAGCCGCGCCTGGCCGATCCGCGTGCGGGCTATTACGGCGTAACGTATGCCGACTACACCACGCCCATCGGCGAGGACATGCGGGTCCGTTACATTTCACGGCATCGGCTGGAGAAAAAGGATCCGACGGCCGAGCGCAGCGAGGCCGTGGAGCCCATCATCTACTATCTGGATCCGGGTACGCCGGAGCCGGTCCGTTCCGCCCTGCTGGAAGGCGGTCGCTGGTGGAACGAGGCGTTCGAGGCCGCCGGCTTCATCAATGCCTTCCGCGTGGAAATGCTGCCCGCGGGCGCCGATCCGCTGGACGTGCGCTACAACGTCATCAACTGGCTGCACCGCTCGACGCGGGGCTGGAGCTACGGGTCGAGCATCACGGACCCCCGCACGGGTGAAATCCTGAAAGGGCACGTGCAGCTGGGCTCCCTGCGCGTGCGCCAGGACTACCTGATTGCCGAGGGGCTGCTGGCGCCCTATGACGCCGAGTCCATTGCCCGCCGCGAGGCATCGGGCGAAGATCCCATGCTGGAAATGGCCCTGGCGCGCATCCGTCAGCTTTCGGCCCATGAAATCGGGCACACCATCGGCATCATGCACAATTTTGCCGCATCCCCCACCGACCGCGCGAGCGTCATGGACTACCCGGCCCCGCTGCCCGTGCTGCGCCCGGACGGAACGGTCGATCTGGACCATGCCTACGACACCGGAATCGGCGAATGGGACGAATATGCGGTCCGCTACGGATACACGGAGTTCGCCCCGGGAGCTGACGAAAAAGCGGAACTCGAGGCCATCCTCAAGGAGATGCGGGACAAGGGGTTGATGTTCATTTCCGATTCCGATGCGCGCGCCCCCGGGGGTGCCCATCCACAGGCGCATCTGTGGGACAACGGGGCCAACCCCGTGACCACGCTCGATGACTTCATGGCCATCCGTCGCCAGGCCCTGGACCGTTTCGGCGTGGCGAACCTGCGTCCCGACCGCCCGCTGGCGCTGCTCGAGGAAGTCCTCGTGCCGCTGTACCTGGGGCACCGCTACCAGGTGGAAGCGGTCTCCAAGCTGGTGGGCGGCATGGACTATGCCTACGCCATGCGCGGAGACGGCCAGCCGCCGCCGACGCCCATTCCGGCCGACGTGCAGGAACGCGCGCTTGGCGCCTTGCTGGACGTGCTTTCGACCGAGAATCTGGCCCTGCCCGAGCACATCCGGACCGGCATCCCGCCCCGTCCGCCCGGTTTCGGGCGCAACCGGGAGCTGTTCCCCCGCGAAACGGGTCTCGTTTTTGACCCCTATGCGCCTCCGGCCGTCGTGGCCGACATGGTGTTCGACCTGCTGTTGCATCCGGAGCGGGCCGCTCGGTTGACGACGCAGAAGGATATCAACCCGCAGCTCCCCGACCTGCCGCAGGTCCTGACGGCGGTCACGGACCGGGTCTTCACGGGCAACGTGCCGCGGGGCGGGTACGAGGCCGAGCTCGAACGGATCGTGCAGCGGACCTGGGTGCATGCGCTGCTTTCTGCCGCCGCATCGGACCGCTATCCGGCTGCCGCTCGCTCGCGCGTGTCCTACCACCTGCGGGCCATCCATATCTGGCTCCAGGAGAACATGGACGAGCACGACGTGGAGACACGGGCGCACCGGACGGACCTGTTCGACGCCATTGACCGCTGGATTTTCCGCCCGTATCAGCCCGATGAACGACGCCCATCCGTGACTGCGCCTCCCGGCGCGCCCATCGGGGGGTGACCGTTACGCGTCTTCGTCCGCCGGACCGCCGTTGCCGCCGAAATTGTGCTGGTAGCCCTGCGGAAAGAGGGGCAGCAGGCCGGTTTCGGGACTGTAGGTGCGCAGGCCCTTCGTGGCTTCCTCGATGTTGCCGATGACGGAGACGCCGCCCATGGCATCGATGAGCGGGACGTCGTCCGGGTGGACGGTGAACAGCAGTTCGTAGTCCTCACCGCCGAACAACGCGAACGTATCGACATCTTCCATGAACTGGTCGGCCACGGCGCGGGTCTCCTCGTCAAACGGCAGGGCGGGGATGCGGATGGTGGCGCCCACCTGGCTGGCAGCGGCAATGTGATGGATTTCCGAGGCCACGCCATCGGATACATCAATCATGGACGTGGGCTTGACGCCGGCCTTGCGCAGGCCCTGCAACACATCCAGGCGGGCCTTGGGGCGGAGTTGGCGGCCGATGACGTACCGGTGGGCATCCAATTGCGGCTCGTAGGCATCGCCCAGGTCGTTCAGGGCCTGCCGCTGGTCCAGCAGGATTTTCAGCCCGGCGTAGGCCGCACCGATGTCGCCCGACACGCAGATCATGTCGCCCGGATTGGCGCCCCGCCGGAACGTGACCCGCTCCGGCGACACGTGCCCCACGACCGTGACCGACAGATACAGCGCGTGGGCCGTCGTGGTGTCGCCACCCACGATCTGCATGCCGTAGTGCTTGCAGGCATCGAGCATTCCGGTATACAGCCCGTCGACCATTTCGACCGAAAGGTTGCGGGGAATGCCCAGCGTCACGGTGGCGTAGAGGGGCTCGGCGTTCATGGCCACCACATCGCTGGCATTCACGGAAATGGCCTTCCAGCCCAGGTACGGCATGGGCGTGAACGCGCGGTCGAAGTGCACGCCTTCAATGAGCGCATCGGTCGTCATGACGTGCATGCGGTCGTCGCTCACGCGGTAGACGGCAGCGTCGTCCCCGATGCCCATGATGAGGTCTTCGGGGCCCGGAGCGGCGGCTACCTGCTCGCGGAGGCGATCGATGAGGCCGAATTCGCCGAGGTTCGAAACAGGTGTGAAGGTGCTCATGTCGTTGGGTGGGTTTGGGGATGCGATGGGCAAAGGACGCCCTGGAAGGCCACGCCGCGTGCGCCCGTGACGGACGGCATGCCGGTGGCCACGCCGTTCCAGGCTTCGTGGGCCAGTACGGCAAAACAGATGGCCTCTTTGGCGTCGACGTCGGCGCCGAGTTCGGAAAGGGGAGATACGGGGAGCGGGTGCGTGCCGGACGCGTCCAGGCCCTGCCGGAGTCCCGCCAGGAGGGTGCGGTTGTGGGCCCCGCCACCCGATACGTACAGGTGGTCCGCGCCGGGAGCGTACGTCCGGATGGCGTCGGTGATGCTCCGGACGGTCAGGGCGGTAAGGGTGGCAATCGTGTCCTCGGGCGAGAGGTTGGCGGCGCGGGCTTCGGCCAACCGTTTGTCCAGATAGGCGTCCGAGAACAACTCCCGCCCCGTGGACTTGGGCGGCGCGAGGTGGAACCAGGGATGGTCCAGCCAGGCGGCCAGGAGGGTTTCATCGGGTCGGCCGGATGCGGCCCTCGCGCCGCCCTCATCGAACGACTCGTTGAACAGCCGCTGCATGGCGCCGTCAATCAGACGGTTGGCCGGGCCGGTGTCGAACGCCCGGACGGCGCCGCGCTCCGCGTTCGGGGGAAGCAGGGTCATGTTGGCAATGCCGCCCAGGTTCAGCAGGATCCGGTATTCGGCGGGATGGGTGTACAGGCACCAGTCCACGTACGGCACGAGGGGCGCCCCCTGCCCACCCAGGGCCACGTCGCCTGTGCGAAAGTCGCCGACCACGGGTACGCTGAGGAGGTGGGCGAGCATGGACGGGTTGCCGGCCTGGAGGGTGTAGGGGGGATCGGCGTCGGGGGCATGCCACAGGGTCTGTCCATGCGAGCCCACCAGGCCGAGCCGCTCGGTTGGCAGTCCGGCTTCCCGCAGGGCGGCCCGGGTGCAGGCGGCGTAGAGGGCGGCCAGGCGGGCATCCAGCGAGCCGATCATGCTGGCGGGGGCCGGGTTTGTGCCGGGGGCTGCGCCCATGGCCGATTCCAGGTCGGCCTTCAGGTCAGACGGGAGCGGGAAAACCTGGTGGTG
The sequence above is drawn from the Rhodothermales bacterium genome and encodes:
- the atpC gene encoding ATP synthase F1 subunit epsilon translates to MAGTLHVDIVSPTGSIYKGDAVSVQAPGLEGSFAVLYNHAPMVATIAVGTLTVTDAKNTRIPFATSGGFLEVSGNRVTILAETAEMASKIDVERARSAEQRAQEVLDAATSEEERALYAAALERARNRLRVSMGHVGQHN
- the atpD gene encoding F0F1 ATP synthase subunit beta codes for the protein MEAKTAKGTVVQIVGPVIDAEFPAGSVPDILDALEITGKDGQKIVLEVQQHLGENRIRAIAMDSTDGLTRGTEVRNTGMVISMPTGEGIRGRLFNVVGDAIDGLPQPKSGERRPIHAAPPAFDELSTEVEVLETGIKVIDLLEPYSRGGKIGLFGGAGVGKTVLIQELINNIAKEHDGLSVFAGVGERTREGNDLLREMLESGVVKYGDAFMEGMEKGDWDLSKVDLEAMKESTLSLVFGQMNEPPGARARVALSGLAIAEHFRDLGGRDVLLFVDNIFRFTQAGSEVSALLGRMPSAVGYQPTLATEMGELQERIASTKKGAITSVQAVYVPADDLTDPAPATTFAHLDATTVLSRQIAALGLYPAIDPLDSTSRILDPLIIGDEHYNTAQDVKQLLQRYKELQDIIAILGMDELSDEDKLVVGRARRAQRYMSQPFFVAEQFTGNPGVYVKLEDTIRGFRMILNGELDHLPEQAFAYKGVIEDVIADGEKMLAQA
- a CDS encoding zinc-dependent metalloprotease — protein: MRHLPLLALLLLVPTTQAQDVPSIAEKTAGMTHIDGYHDVYLDNTTGKIWWEIGSFGEEFLYATAMATGLGSNDIGLDRTQLGGQWVVKFERYGPKVMLAVPNLDYRADTDNPLERKSVEDAFASGVLHGFTVAAESDGRVLVDATDFFLRDARNVVQTLQRSGEGNFRLDPSRSAPWPDMTKGFPENTEVEVMLTFTGDNPGSEVRSVAAVPEAFTVRQRHSIIKLPPPGYEPRLADPRAGYYGVTYADYTTPIGEDMRVRYISRHRLEKKDPTAERSEAVEPIIYYLDPGTPEPVRSALLEGGRWWNEAFEAAGFINAFRVEMLPAGADPLDVRYNVINWLHRSTRGWSYGSSITDPRTGEILKGHVQLGSLRVRQDYLIAEGLLAPYDAESIARREASGEDPMLEMALARIRQLSAHEIGHTIGIMHNFAASPTDRASVMDYPAPLPVLRPDGTVDLDHAYDTGIGEWDEYAVRYGYTEFAPGADEKAELEAILKEMRDKGLMFISDSDARAPGGAHPQAHLWDNGANPVTTLDDFMAIRRQALDRFGVANLRPDRPLALLEEVLVPLYLGHRYQVEAVSKLVGGMDYAYAMRGDGQPPPTPIPADVQERALGALLDVLSTENLALPEHIRTGIPPRPPGFGRNRELFPRETGLVFDPYAPPAVVADMVFDLLLHPERAARLTTQKDINPQLPDLPQVLTAVTDRVFTGNVPRGGYEAELERIVQRTWVHALLSAAASDRYPAAARSRVSYHLRAIHIWLQENMDEHDVETRAHRTDLFDAIDRWIFRPYQPDERRPSVTAPPGAPIGG
- the thiL gene encoding thiamine-phosphate kinase: MSTFTPVSNLGEFGLIDRLREQVAAAPGPEDLIMGIGDDAAVYRVSDDRMHVMTTDALIEGVHFDRAFTPMPYLGWKAISVNASDVVAMNAEPLYATVTLGIPRNLSVEMVDGLYTGMLDACKHYGMQIVGGDTTTAHALYLSVTVVGHVSPERVTFRRGANPGDMICVSGDIGAAYAGLKILLDQRQALNDLGDAYEPQLDAHRYVIGRQLRPKARLDVLQGLRKAGVKPTSMIDVSDGVASEIHHIAAASQVGATIRIPALPFDEETRAVADQFMEDVDTFALFGGEDYELLFTVHPDDVPLIDAMGGVSVIGNIEEATKGLRTYSPETGLLPLFPQGYQHNFGGNGGPADEDA
- a CDS encoding anhydro-N-acetylmuramic acid kinase, which produces MITAGIMTGTSLDGVDVALVDVTGTGRELRLEVLHHQVFPLPSDLKADLESAMGAAPGTNPAPASMIGSLDARLAALYAACTRAALREAGLPTERLGLVGSHGQTLWHAPDADPPYTLQAGNPSMLAHLLSVPVVGDFRTGDVALGGQGAPLVPYVDWCLYTHPAEYRILLNLGGIANMTLLPPNAERGAVRAFDTGPANRLIDGAMQRLFNESFDEGGARAASGRPDETLLAAWLDHPWFHLAPPKSTGRELFSDAYLDKRLAEARAANLSPEDTIATLTALTVRSITDAIRTYAPGADHLYVSGGGAHNRTLLAGLRQGLDASGTHPLPVSPLSELGADVDAKEAICFAVLAHEAWNGVATGMPSVTGARGVAFQGVLCPSHPQTHPTT